The following are encoded together in the uncultured Sphaerochaeta sp. genome:
- a CDS encoding ABC transporter permease translates to MQMLKYIGKRLLLMIPTILLISFVVFFIIQLPPGDYVSSYVARMKAEGEIFTQEMIDSMRAEYGLDRPWYVQYFHWIWGIIAEGDFGYSFSYLRPVWPVIMDRLGITIAISLIIMAFTYLVSLPIGIYSANHQYSGGDYFFTFIGFLGMATPNFLLAIILMYFSYVRTGTPYIGLFSDEMLMYGLNFANFGEFLKRLTIPIIVIGTGNTCSIIRTVRSQMLDEQGKQYTLTARSKGVSEKRITYKYCLRSALNPVVSGLSGALSSIFTGSTISAIVMNLPIQGPVLYTALRNQDMYLAGTILLVQAFLVVVGTLLSDITLAWLDPRIRFEKVRG, encoded by the coding sequence ATGCAAATGCTCAAGTACATAGGCAAGCGGTTGTTGCTGATGATTCCGACGATACTGCTTATTTCGTTCGTCGTGTTCTTCATCATCCAGTTGCCTCCTGGTGACTATGTCTCATCATATGTTGCCAGAATGAAAGCCGAAGGTGAAATCTTTACCCAGGAGATGATTGACTCCATGCGAGCCGAATATGGGCTCGATCGTCCTTGGTATGTCCAATACTTCCACTGGATTTGGGGAATTATTGCAGAGGGTGATTTCGGGTACAGTTTCTCCTATCTGAGACCGGTTTGGCCGGTTATCATGGATAGATTGGGTATAACGATAGCCATATCCCTTATCATTATGGCATTCACCTATCTGGTGTCTCTACCCATAGGCATTTATAGTGCAAACCACCAATACAGTGGAGGGGATTATTTCTTCACCTTTATAGGTTTTCTGGGGATGGCCACACCGAACTTCCTCTTGGCAATTATCCTCATGTACTTCTCCTATGTACGTACAGGAACCCCGTATATTGGGCTGTTCAGTGATGAAATGCTGATGTATGGGCTTAACTTTGCAAATTTCGGGGAATTTCTCAAACGACTGACCATTCCGATCATTGTTATCGGCACCGGCAATACCTGTTCCATCATCCGTACTGTTCGCAGCCAGATGCTCGATGAGCAGGGAAAACAGTACACCCTTACCGCAAGGAGCAAGGGAGTGAGTGAGAAACGGATAACCTACAAGTATTGTCTGCGCTCTGCACTCAATCCAGTGGTGAGTGGACTCAGCGGAGCTCTCTCTTCAATCTTTACTGGTTCCACCATCTCTGCAATTGTGATGAACCTGCCTATCCAGGGACCGGTTCTCTACACTGCGCTGAGAAACCAAGATATGTACCTTGCTGGGACCATCCTCTTGGTTCAGGCTTTCTTGGTTGTTGTGGGAACCTTGCTCAGTGACATTACCCTTGCATGGCTTGATCCACGTATTCGATTTGAAAAGGTAAGGGGGTAG
- a CDS encoding ABC transporter substrate-binding protein: MKKLYKVSFAVFCMALLMTPVFAAGSKESSEPASPAASVQAKEAPILAEQVASGTLPKLDDRLPAADDIMVAEMESIGTYGDAITFSFRGKDDQWTTGKITEEGLFRFTSEGLLEPNVAKGFSVNEDSTEFTVYLREGMKWSDGMPFTSEDVLFFYYHMLKPKTFGKSLWDCFYSTNPETKVRTEATMEKVDEYSFKVSFADPSPSFLENLAINGKWCYAPKHYYVELLPEFIGQEAAEAKAKELGFKDVAAMGKETGYYFWNNVGRPTLRPWVASNSVDSDLHVWKRNPYFWKTDSEGKQLPYVDELRFVRISDPSQTTLKAMAGETDIAFGLDWGNIVALKQNEERSDYSLITWPTTKWAHTAAALQLNQTAEDPKVRSLFQSKDFRQALSIAADREEMATLVADGFSEPAQSSPAKGAMGYDPEWTNKWTEYNPEKAKQLLEGLGLVMGSDGYYNFADGSDFILEILTHNDTSATARAAELLTEKYFKNIGIKATFGVRDRSLIDDMLISNKIEAIISPVSPAETFNISLRPDTLVPVRNYAAWYGTYGNWYESNGKEGLEPTGDMLKLIDLYREMLSATNKSQIDRIALEMLNLHKENIWEIGYLSDVPLLLSVNNDLANFSENEVYCDEFRGLGVAHIYECYFTSDL, from the coding sequence ATGAAAAAGTTGTACAAGGTAAGTTTTGCAGTGTTCTGCATGGCTTTGCTAATGACCCCTGTTTTTGCAGCTGGCTCAAAGGAAAGCAGTGAACCTGCCTCTCCAGCAGCAAGCGTTCAAGCCAAGGAAGCTCCCATACTTGCTGAGCAGGTCGCCTCTGGCACACTGCCCAAGCTTGATGACCGTCTTCCCGCTGCCGATGATATCATGGTGGCTGAGATGGAGAGTATCGGGACATATGGGGATGCAATCACCTTTAGTTTCCGAGGAAAGGATGATCAGTGGACAACCGGTAAGATTACCGAGGAAGGCCTCTTCCGCTTTACCAGCGAAGGCTTGTTGGAGCCCAACGTAGCGAAGGGCTTCTCCGTTAATGAAGATTCCACTGAGTTTACTGTCTACCTTCGTGAGGGAATGAAGTGGAGTGATGGTATGCCGTTCACCAGTGAGGATGTACTCTTCTTCTACTATCATATGCTCAAGCCAAAAACCTTCGGGAAGAGCCTCTGGGACTGTTTCTACAGCACAAATCCTGAGACCAAGGTCCGCACTGAAGCTACCATGGAGAAAGTTGATGAATACTCCTTCAAGGTAAGCTTTGCTGACCCTTCCCCCTCTTTCCTAGAGAATCTCGCGATCAACGGAAAGTGGTGCTATGCTCCAAAACACTACTATGTTGAACTCCTTCCTGAGTTCATCGGACAGGAAGCTGCAGAAGCAAAGGCCAAGGAACTTGGATTCAAGGATGTGGCGGCAATGGGTAAGGAGACTGGCTACTATTTCTGGAACAATGTAGGTCGTCCGACTCTCAGACCGTGGGTAGCTTCCAATAGTGTTGACAGTGACCTCCATGTCTGGAAACGTAATCCATACTTCTGGAAGACCGACAGTGAAGGCAAGCAGCTTCCCTACGTTGACGAACTTCGTTTTGTACGTATCAGCGATCCCAGCCAGACAACATTGAAGGCTATGGCAGGTGAGACTGATATCGCATTCGGCCTTGACTGGGGCAATATTGTTGCTCTGAAGCAGAATGAGGAACGCAGCGACTACTCCTTGATCACCTGGCCAACCACCAAATGGGCTCATACTGCAGCAGCTCTCCAGCTCAACCAGACAGCAGAAGATCCGAAGGTTCGCTCCCTGTTCCAGAGCAAGGACTTCCGTCAGGCACTCTCTATCGCAGCTGATCGCGAAGAGATGGCAACCCTGGTTGCTGATGGATTCTCCGAACCCGCTCAATCCTCCCCTGCGAAGGGTGCTATGGGATACGATCCTGAGTGGACCAACAAGTGGACAGAATACAACCCTGAGAAAGCGAAGCAGTTGCTTGAAGGGCTTGGCCTGGTTATGGGAAGTGATGGGTACTACAACTTCGCTGATGGCTCGGACTTCATCCTTGAAATCCTTACCCACAATGATACCTCTGCAACCGCACGCGCTGCTGAGCTGTTGACCGAAAAGTACTTCAAGAACATCGGTATCAAGGCTACCTTCGGTGTACGCGACCGTTCCTTGATTGACGATATGCTGATCTCCAACAAGATTGAGGCGATCATCAGCCCTGTATCTCCTGCAGAGACCTTCAATATCTCCCTCAGACCAGATACCTTGGTTCCTGTTCGCAATTATGCAGCTTGGTACGGCACCTATGGCAACTGGTATGAGTCTAATGGCAAGGAAGGCCTTGAGCCCACCGGCGATATGCTCAAGCTCATAGACCTCTATCGTGAGATGCTCAGTGCAACAAACAAGAGCCAGATTGATAGAATTGCCCTTGAGATGCTCAATCTGCACAAGGAAAACATCTGGGAAATTGGATATCTCAGCGACGTTCCTCTCTTGCTCTCGGTCAACAATGACCTTGCTAACTTCAGTGAAAACGAAGTCTATTGTGACGAGTTCCGCGGTTTGGGCGTAGCACATATCTATGAGTGCTACTTTACTTCCGATCTATAA
- a CDS encoding glycosyl hydrolase family 28 protein, producing MKLDIKEYGAIGDGCTLTTKALQQAIDDAAKQAATVVVSPGTYLCGSLFLKKGMTLEIQKDAVLLGSPCLDDYVIANTRFEGRTCTWPLALLNAQDIEGVHVYGEGVLDGNGIPFYTEFWEQREQAIASDKPFSNRDVMRPRILFIERCSSVVIEGITLRNSAFWNFHLYDSSNIIVRGITIQAPHEGVRAASSDAIDIDACQHVVIRDCNFSTDDDCVCIKGGKGPDAHLANTPTEDILVENCRFGFGHGVITFGSEASIVRNVRIRSCVVEGENTLVRYKFRGDTYQHFEHMLFEDITIRNGGWLFDVRPWISRQDELFGENQMSVVSDLVIRNITATGMQSPGVLGESSDYLKLEGIVLQSITFTSAPDATGSLVRADVHEKQEAPVGVLSYDTSGDIVFSDVNIDGEMLTHA from the coding sequence ATGAAACTGGACATCAAGGAATATGGTGCTATTGGAGATGGTTGTACACTTACCACCAAGGCACTTCAGCAAGCAATCGATGATGCTGCAAAGCAAGCTGCAACTGTGGTTGTCTCTCCTGGGACATATCTCTGTGGATCTCTTTTTCTTAAAAAAGGGATGACTCTGGAAATACAGAAAGATGCAGTTTTACTGGGGTCTCCATGCCTTGATGATTACGTAATTGCCAATACCAGATTTGAAGGCAGAACCTGTACATGGCCACTTGCGTTGCTCAATGCACAAGATATTGAAGGTGTTCATGTATATGGGGAAGGTGTACTTGATGGAAACGGCATTCCCTTCTATACAGAATTCTGGGAACAGCGTGAGCAAGCAATAGCTTCTGATAAACCTTTCTCCAACCGGGATGTCATGCGTCCCCGTATTCTCTTCATTGAGCGTTGTTCCTCGGTAGTTATTGAAGGGATCACACTCCGGAATTCTGCATTCTGGAATTTCCATCTCTATGATAGTAGTAATATCATCGTGAGAGGAATCACCATACAGGCCCCCCATGAGGGAGTCAGGGCTGCAAGCAGTGACGCCATCGACATTGATGCTTGCCAGCATGTTGTCATCAGAGATTGCAATTTTTCGACCGATGATGATTGTGTATGTATCAAAGGGGGGAAAGGTCCTGATGCGCATCTTGCCAATACTCCAACAGAGGATATTTTGGTAGAAAACTGTCGGTTTGGGTTTGGGCATGGTGTCATTACCTTTGGCAGTGAGGCCTCAATTGTGCGGAATGTTCGTATTCGATCGTGCGTGGTAGAGGGAGAAAATACCTTGGTACGTTATAAATTCCGAGGCGATACCTACCAACATTTCGAACACATGCTTTTTGAAGATATTACGATCAGGAATGGAGGTTGGTTATTCGATGTAAGGCCCTGGATTAGCCGTCAGGATGAACTGTTTGGTGAAAACCAAATGTCTGTAGTCTCTGATCTGGTAATAAGGAATATTACTGCCACCGGTATGCAATCTCCAGGAGTACTGGGAGAAAGCAGTGATTATCTTAAACTCGAGGGTATCGTCTTGCAGTCCATTACGTTTACCAGTGCCCCTGATGCAACAGGTTCTTTGGTCAGAGCTGATGTCCATGAGAAGCAGGAAGCTCCTGTAGGGGTTCTTTCGTACGACACGAGTGGGGATATCGTGTTTAGTGATGTGAACATCGATGGAGAGATGCTTACCCATGCATGA
- a CDS encoding ATP-binding protein: protein MIQEFSVENFRSIKEKQTISFLANKKMHNGAESYICTQVTDTVQLLKFCVLYGYNASGKSNLLLALDFLRDIVISGPETKEQITGYQPFALDESYRNQPGTFFLIFYIEGVRYEYSVTLDENRIHHESLRFAPEGRIATLFSRTFDTKNNVARLSIGAKCQFSANDKTILKGNTIENLTVLFAYQKSNIHSKALDLVVSYFRKTLLPRITPQILLRNWSLDRLATDSSRKSFYVDFLAKADFQISDLVIKNEKVQITEHLLENLLKQGAPSVLLEQLKEQQDIESRKLLFTHATSTGTYPISSDDESQGTLRYFGLGGVLHELISQPHMVAIDELESSLHPDLVSFFLQMVMMNAHDSQLLVTTHAPYIMELDYMRNDMIWFCEKNEDGGSEYYCAQDFKLHKNNNLVNFYQAGKLGAKPILGSPLLRKREDD from the coding sequence ATGATACAAGAATTTTCTGTAGAGAATTTCCGATCAATCAAAGAAAAACAAACTATCAGTTTCTTGGCAAACAAGAAAATGCATAATGGAGCAGAATCATATATTTGTACCCAAGTCACGGATACTGTGCAACTTCTAAAATTCTGTGTCTTATATGGGTATAACGCTTCTGGAAAATCAAATCTTCTACTTGCTCTTGATTTTCTAAGAGACATTGTAATTTCCGGTCCTGAAACAAAGGAACAGATAACTGGATATCAACCATTTGCACTCGATGAGAGTTATAGAAACCAGCCGGGGACCTTCTTTCTCATATTTTATATTGAAGGTGTTCGATACGAGTATTCAGTTACACTTGATGAAAATAGAATTCATCACGAGTCATTGCGGTTTGCGCCTGAAGGTAGAATAGCAACGCTGTTTTCTCGTACCTTTGATACAAAAAACAATGTGGCAAGACTGTCCATTGGGGCCAAATGTCAATTCTCAGCAAATGATAAGACAATATTAAAAGGGAATACCATTGAAAATCTAACGGTTCTATTTGCCTATCAGAAAAGCAACATCCACTCAAAAGCATTAGATTTGGTCGTATCATATTTTCGCAAGACACTACTCCCAAGAATTACCCCACAGATTCTATTACGAAATTGGAGTCTGGATAGGCTCGCCACAGATTCGAGCAGAAAATCATTTTATGTTGATTTTCTTGCAAAAGCAGACTTCCAGATATCGGACTTGGTTATTAAAAATGAAAAGGTCCAAATTACGGAGCATCTTCTTGAGAATCTTCTCAAACAAGGTGCCCCCTCAGTGCTGCTTGAACAACTGAAAGAACAACAAGACATAGAATCAAGAAAACTACTTTTCACCCATGCTACGAGTACTGGGACATACCCAATCTCTTCTGACGATGAATCACAGGGAACATTACGTTACTTTGGCCTTGGAGGAGTGCTCCATGAACTCATCTCACAACCGCATATGGTTGCGATAGATGAACTTGAATCTTCTCTCCACCCAGATCTTGTATCCTTTTTCCTACAAATGGTTATGATGAATGCTCACGATTCACAACTTCTTGTTACTACCCATGCACCATACATTATGGAACTGGACTACATGAGAAATGATATGATCTGGTTTTGTGAAAAGAACGAAGACGGCGGAAGCGAATACTACTGTGCGCAAGACTTCAAGCTTCACAAGAACAATAATCTCGTGAATTTCTATCAAGCAGGTAAGCTAGGAGCAAAACCCATATTAGGAAGCCCTCTTTTAAGGAAAAGAGAGGATGACTAA
- a CDS encoding ABC transporter ATP-binding protein gives MRTVVDVQNLHVTIDLDEGKLTPVRGVDFTIAEGETLGLVGESGCGKSLTSRAILGINEKKCISDGKILFDVDGKIEDLLELPYGSPEIRAIRGSKAAMIFQEPMVAFHPMYSIGKQINESTRLHITKDKAKSKKITLEIMKQVGIANAEKRYNQYPHEFSGGMLQRALIAMALVCRPALLIADEPTTALDVTIQAQILDLMKELQKTYKMAILFITHDLGVVAGMCDRVAVMYLGQIVEQATVQELYKRPLHPYTQGLLGSVHKVGTHSTEKLYSIEGTVPLALNLPDRCGFYERCKHRGPLCEGVNPPLVDNGQGHLVRCYYPEEVRHA, from the coding sequence ATGAGAACGGTAGTGGATGTGCAAAACTTGCACGTAACCATAGATTTGGATGAAGGAAAGCTTACTCCGGTACGTGGCGTGGACTTCACCATCGCCGAGGGAGAGACCTTGGGGTTGGTTGGGGAAAGTGGTTGTGGGAAAAGTTTGACGAGTAGGGCCATCCTAGGCATCAACGAGAAGAAGTGCATCAGCGACGGGAAAATACTCTTTGATGTGGATGGCAAGATAGAGGACCTCCTTGAGCTTCCCTATGGAAGCCCGGAAATAAGAGCGATAAGAGGCAGTAAGGCTGCCATGATCTTCCAGGAACCGATGGTTGCCTTCCATCCGATGTACTCCATCGGGAAACAGATAAACGAGAGTACCAGACTTCATATCACCAAGGATAAGGCGAAGTCCAAGAAGATAACCTTGGAAATAATGAAGCAGGTCGGTATTGCGAATGCTGAGAAGCGTTACAACCAATATCCCCATGAGTTTTCCGGTGGTATGTTGCAACGTGCATTGATTGCCATGGCCTTGGTATGCAGACCTGCACTCTTGATCGCCGATGAACCGACCACTGCACTGGATGTAACCATCCAAGCCCAGATTCTGGATTTGATGAAAGAGTTGCAAAAGACCTACAAAATGGCAATCCTGTTCATTACCCATGACCTAGGGGTGGTTGCTGGAATGTGCGACCGTGTTGCGGTCATGTACCTTGGACAGATTGTAGAACAGGCGACGGTACAAGAGCTGTATAAAAGGCCCTTGCACCCCTATACACAAGGCTTGCTTGGCTCGGTTCACAAGGTTGGAACCCACTCCACTGAGAAGTTGTACTCGATTGAGGGAACGGTCCCACTAGCACTGAACCTTCCTGATAGATGTGGCTTCTATGAGCGGTGCAAGCATCGCGGTCCGCTCTGTGAGGGAGTCAATCCTCCCCTCGTCGACAACGGGCAAGGGCACTTGGTGAGGTGTTACTATCCTGAGGAGGTACGACATGCGTGA
- a CDS encoding HAD hydrolase-like protein, translating to MHELIVFLDSGDTLIDESTQVYEGEQIIKADFIPGGREFLLSLHQAGFTTALVADGKQQDFLNVYHEPALKQSFDAWVVSEVVGLQKPNAIMFETAMEQLQLQEKDKKRIVMVGNNIRKDIKGANEFGITSIWFDWSPRYFHTIEHPSEQADYRVETVEALRALLEKLGEKARRGEPLC from the coding sequence ATGCATGAATTGATAGTGTTTCTGGATAGCGGTGATACCTTGATCGATGAATCTACACAGGTATATGAAGGAGAGCAAATCATCAAGGCAGATTTCATTCCCGGAGGGAGGGAATTTCTTCTTTCTCTCCATCAAGCGGGATTCACCACTGCCTTGGTTGCTGATGGAAAGCAACAGGATTTCCTGAATGTCTATCATGAGCCTGCATTGAAGCAGAGCTTTGATGCCTGGGTGGTCAGTGAGGTTGTGGGGCTCCAAAAACCCAATGCCATTATGTTTGAGACCGCCATGGAACAGTTGCAGTTGCAGGAGAAGGACAAGAAGCGGATTGTGATGGTTGGCAACAATATCAGGAAGGATATCAAGGGAGCCAATGAGTTTGGCATAACGTCCATCTGGTTTGACTGGTCCCCTCGCTATTTTCATACCATTGAACACCCAAGTGAACAAGCAGATTATCGTGTTGAGACAGTCGAAGCATTGCGGGCTTTGCTTGAGAAGCTGGGTGAAAAAGCTCGTCGGGGTGAACCCTTATGCTGA
- a CDS encoding ABC transporter permease, whose protein sequence is MRRKQKTEETYYLAGQWTLMARKLRKHKLARFSMGVLLFLYLTALFGNFIAPSDLVAYNAHTKNAPPTKVHFFHEGSFIGPFVYGLESERNMETFEVEFTENTEEIYKVIFFAKGPAYKLFGLIPSERHLFGVEEGGYIFLFGSDSMGRDLFSRMILGSQVSLTIPFAGTFISFVLGILIGSLSGYFGGWFDLVVQRIIEVLSSFPSIPLWMALSAAIPSDIPVVRMYLYITIIISLLGWTGLARIVRGKFISLRQEDFVTAAKLAGVSDFNIILKHLVPGFMSYLIVNLTLGIPSMIIGETSMSFLGLGIRAPATSWGVLLQEAQEIASIASYPWRLIPLASVVITVLAFNFLGDGLRDAADPYK, encoded by the coding sequence ATGAGACGAAAGCAGAAAACTGAAGAAACCTATTACCTTGCCGGACAGTGGACCTTGATGGCCCGTAAATTGCGTAAACACAAGCTTGCCCGCTTTTCCATGGGTGTGCTTCTCTTCCTCTATCTTACTGCTCTTTTTGGGAACTTCATCGCCCCCAGTGATTTGGTCGCCTACAATGCGCATACCAAGAATGCTCCTCCGACGAAGGTTCACTTCTTCCATGAAGGGTCGTTTATCGGACCCTTTGTATATGGACTTGAATCAGAGCGGAATATGGAAACCTTTGAGGTGGAGTTCACGGAAAATACCGAGGAAATCTATAAGGTCATATTTTTCGCAAAGGGACCTGCCTACAAACTCTTTGGGCTCATTCCTTCCGAGCGACATCTCTTCGGTGTTGAGGAGGGAGGATATATCTTTCTTTTTGGATCAGACTCAATGGGAAGAGATCTTTTCTCCCGTATGATTCTCGGGTCTCAGGTTTCCCTGACCATTCCTTTTGCCGGAACCTTTATCAGCTTCGTACTCGGAATCCTGATCGGGTCCCTCTCTGGATACTTTGGAGGATGGTTTGACTTGGTGGTGCAGCGCATCATCGAAGTACTATCATCCTTCCCGAGTATCCCACTGTGGATGGCCCTTTCAGCTGCAATTCCTTCTGACATTCCTGTGGTGAGGATGTATCTCTACATTACCATCATCATCAGTTTGTTGGGGTGGACTGGGCTTGCGAGAATCGTTCGTGGTAAGTTTATTTCACTGAGACAGGAGGATTTTGTTACAGCAGCCAAGCTTGCTGGAGTTTCGGACTTCAATATCATTCTCAAGCACTTGGTTCCCGGATTCATGAGCTACCTGATTGTAAATCTGACGCTGGGAATTCCCTCTATGATAATCGGCGAGACATCGATGAGCTTTTTAGGCTTAGGGATTAGAGCCCCAGCAACCAGTTGGGGGGTTTTGCTTCAAGAGGCACAGGAGATTGCTTCTATTGCCAGCTATCCCTGGCGCTTGATACCTCTAGCGTCGGTGGTAATTACAGTGCTTGCGTTCAACTTTCTGGGTGATGGTCTCAGGGATGCCGCAGATCCCTACAAATGA
- a CDS encoding sensor histidine kinase, with the protein MHERSVGTTMRRIFFRNNLFAFLALLVLPILIMGSLSMYLLHGYIRKNLDKETEILLDQLVSKVDLITDQFNPLIRTVDIEGQSSYVARKLLDSVEMTYTDIFLLNDVKDQLASLRNAREYVHSINLYFVNSNDYYLSDTGKHSLDENDGYWFDSYQENRYHTQSWTLVSEHRQLGGSSFSLLSMFHVLGNGEGVIVFNLRPDYLTTLITEGLAEAGHQLCITDAEGQILLGSLLPGADVDRYIVSTALSKNPHWALTLYSDKAVIFRVYRNVLFLILALSTCSLVLGVILSVWLTQRRTRQIYAIIKLLEAAQHNEELPKLPEKQGPTYGYIIHQIINAFLEHSYVKAQLDARKYKLKTAQLVALQAQLNPHFLFNTLETLNWKVYEFTNSANQANQMIENLSDLMRYSLGSSEDMVYLSEEIENIKSYLSLQKMRYQEKFETRYEIEAKALQCRMPRMLLQPIVENAIYHGIKPLERNGLILITAKQENESLLISIFDDGVGMTESQKATLLASLDEDQPLHTDHIGLANVQARLRLLYGLSITVESQPGKGTSIVLTIPQDGEARI; encoded by the coding sequence ATGCATGAACGATCAGTAGGGACGACGATGCGTCGAATCTTTTTTCGAAACAATCTGTTTGCCTTTCTTGCTCTACTGGTACTTCCTATCTTGATAATGGGATCTCTTTCCATGTACCTGCTCCATGGCTATATTCGCAAGAACCTCGATAAGGAAACCGAAATCCTTCTTGACCAACTGGTCAGCAAGGTTGACCTGATCACCGACCAATTCAATCCGCTCATCCGCACCGTTGATATTGAAGGACAGTCTTCCTATGTGGCACGGAAACTTTTAGATTCTGTTGAGATGACATACACCGATATTTTTCTGCTTAATGACGTGAAGGATCAGCTTGCCTCGCTTCGTAACGCCCGAGAATACGTTCATTCGATCAATCTGTATTTTGTTAATTCCAATGACTACTATCTCTCAGACACAGGAAAACACTCCCTAGATGAAAATGATGGCTATTGGTTCGATTCCTACCAGGAGAATCGTTATCATACACAGTCATGGACACTGGTGAGTGAACATCGCCAACTTGGAGGAAGTTCCTTCAGCCTTCTCAGTATGTTTCATGTACTAGGAAATGGGGAGGGGGTCATCGTTTTTAATCTCCGACCTGACTATCTTACAACGCTTATAACTGAAGGCTTAGCTGAAGCAGGGCACCAGCTTTGCATCACTGATGCGGAAGGCCAGATATTGCTTGGATCCTTATTGCCAGGTGCAGATGTTGATAGGTATATCGTCAGTACTGCACTCTCGAAAAATCCTCACTGGGCATTGACCTTGTACTCTGATAAAGCAGTAATCTTTCGGGTATATCGTAATGTTCTATTCTTGATTCTTGCTTTATCAACGTGTTCACTGGTACTGGGTGTGATTCTTTCTGTTTGGCTGACCCAACGCAGGACCCGGCAGATCTATGCCATTATTAAATTGCTTGAAGCTGCCCAACATAATGAGGAACTTCCAAAGCTTCCAGAGAAACAAGGACCCACCTACGGATACATCATCCACCAGATTATCAATGCATTCTTGGAGCATTCATATGTAAAGGCGCAATTGGATGCACGTAAGTATAAACTGAAAACTGCCCAACTTGTCGCTTTGCAAGCCCAACTCAATCCTCATTTTCTTTTCAATACCTTGGAGACGTTGAATTGGAAGGTGTATGAATTCACCAATTCAGCAAACCAAGCAAACCAGATGATCGAGAATCTTTCGGACCTAATGCGGTACAGCCTGGGGAGTAGTGAGGATATGGTCTATCTTTCTGAGGAGATTGAAAATATAAAGAGCTATCTTTCACTGCAAAAAATGCGCTACCAAGAAAAGTTTGAAACGAGATATGAAATTGAAGCAAAAGCTTTGCAGTGTCGGATGCCTCGTATGTTGCTCCAACCTATAGTGGAGAATGCAATCTACCATGGTATTAAGCCATTGGAAAGAAACGGGTTGATTTTGATAACAGCAAAGCAAGAAAATGAATCGCTATTGATCAGCATTTTTGATGATGGGGTGGGAATGACTGAGTCACAGAAGGCTACCCTGTTGGCGAGTCTGGATGAAGACCAACCATTGCATACTGACCATATTGGACTTGCCAATGTACAGGCTCGATTACGATTGCTCTATGGACTGTCCATTACCGTAGAAAGCCAACCGGGTAAAGGGACCTCCATTGTATTAACAATTCCTCAAGATGGGGAGGCAAGAATATGA
- a CDS encoding oligopeptide/dipeptide ABC transporter ATP-binding protein codes for MREPLLEVQHLSKRFESKGVTVHAVSDVSFSIQEGQTIGIVGESGCGKTTLGRSIVRAIEASEGSVIYKTASGEKVDFLKLNAKELKPIRKEIQMIFQDPYSSLDPRMSVLDIISEPLKANYPKMKKTEREKLVMEIAEKTGLNPSYLKRYPHAFSGGQRQRIGIARALILNPRLIVCDEAVSALDVSIQAQVINLLKELQGEMGLTYIFISHDLSVVEYISDQVGVMYLGKLIEYSPTKNLYEKPLHPYTEALLSSVPIADPDVVVEKIPLTGEIPNPANPPSGCFFHPRCKYCTEICKRQAPEFQEERDGHFVACHHYNDLQLQGILHNA; via the coding sequence ATGCGTGAACCACTTCTTGAGGTGCAACATCTTTCCAAGCGTTTTGAAAGCAAGGGAGTGACCGTTCATGCAGTCAGCGATGTCTCTTTCTCCATTCAGGAAGGACAGACCATTGGCATTGTTGGTGAGAGTGGTTGTGGAAAGACCACTCTTGGACGTTCTATTGTGAGAGCCATTGAAGCAAGTGAAGGAAGTGTAATATACAAGACTGCAAGTGGAGAAAAGGTAGACTTTCTCAAGCTGAATGCCAAGGAACTCAAACCGATCAGAAAAGAGATCCAGATGATCTTCCAGGACCCCTACAGCTCGCTCGATCCTAGGATGTCTGTTCTGGATATTATCAGTGAACCACTGAAAGCAAATTACCCAAAGATGAAAAAGACTGAGCGGGAGAAGCTGGTGATGGAGATTGCCGAGAAAACAGGGCTCAATCCTAGCTATCTCAAGCGATATCCTCACGCATTCAGTGGTGGTCAGCGTCAGAGAATCGGGATTGCCCGTGCCTTGATACTCAACCCTCGGCTTATTGTATGTGATGAGGCGGTAAGTGCCTTGGACGTCTCAATCCAGGCGCAGGTAATTAACCTACTCAAGGAATTGCAGGGAGAAATGGGCCTGACCTATATTTTCATCAGTCATGATCTTTCGGTTGTTGAGTATATCTCTGACCAAGTCGGGGTAATGTATTTGGGTAAGCTTATCGAATACTCCCCTACGAAGAATCTCTATGAAAAACCGTTGCATCCATACACCGAGGCTTTACTTTCCTCAGTTCCTATTGCCGACCCTGATGTGGTGGTTGAAAAGATTCCTCTTACCGGGGAGATCCCCAATCCGGCAAACCCTCCTAGTGGGTGTTTTTTCCATCCACGTTGCAAATACTGTACAGAGATATGCAAGCGTCAGGCTCCTGAGTTTCAAGAGGAGAGGGATGGACACTTTGTAGCTTGTCACCATTACAACGATTTGCAATTACAAGGAATTCTTCACAATGCATGA